One Streptococcus sp. DTU_2020_1001019_1_SI_AUS_MUR_006 DNA window includes the following coding sequences:
- the queA gene encoding tRNA preQ1(34) S-adenosylmethionine ribosyltransferase-isomerase QueA, giving the protein MNTNDFDFHLPEELIAQTPLEKRDASKLLMVNRQTGEFQDRHFHSIIEMLEPGDALVMNDTRVLPARLHGQKEETGGHVELLLLKNTAGDEWEVLAKPAKRLKVGARVVFGDGRLSAVVTEELTHGGRIVRFEYEGIFLEVLESLGEMPLPPYIHEKLDDRERYQTVYAKESGSAAAPTAGLHFTKELLEEIQQKGVHLVYLTLHVGLGTFRPVSVDNLDEHEMHSEFYQLSEEAAATLRQVKENGGRVIAVGTTSIRTLETIGSKFDGQIQADSGWTNIFIKPGYDWKVVDAFSTNFHLPKSTLVMLVSAFAGRELVLEAYQHAIDQKYRFFSFGDAMFIY; this is encoded by the coding sequence ATGAATACCAATGATTTTGATTTTCACTTGCCAGAGGAATTGATTGCACAAACTCCTTTGGAAAAGCGTGATGCCTCTAAGCTTTTGATGGTCAATCGCCAGACTGGGGAATTTCAAGATCGCCATTTTCACTCCATTATTGAAATGCTAGAGCCAGGTGATGCTCTGGTTATGAATGATACACGTGTTCTGCCAGCGCGACTTCATGGTCAAAAGGAAGAAACAGGGGGCCACGTTGAACTCTTGCTTTTGAAAAATACAGCTGGAGACGAATGGGAAGTCTTGGCAAAACCTGCTAAACGTCTCAAGGTCGGTGCCCGTGTTGTCTTTGGTGATGGTCGCCTAAGCGCAGTCGTGACCGAGGAATTAACCCATGGAGGCCGTATTGTCCGTTTTGAGTATGAAGGGATTTTCCTAGAAGTGCTTGAAAGCCTGGGAGAAATGCCGCTTCCTCCTTATATCCACGAAAAGTTGGATGACCGTGAACGGTACCAAACAGTCTATGCCAAGGAAAGTGGTTCAGCTGCTGCTCCAACTGCAGGTCTGCATTTTACCAAAGAATTACTGGAAGAAATCCAGCAAAAAGGGGTTCACCTAGTTTACTTGACCTTGCATGTTGGACTTGGAACCTTTAGACCTGTTTCAGTAGATAATCTAGATGAACATGAGATGCACTCAGAGTTTTATCAATTGTCTGAAGAAGCTGCAGCGACCTTGCGTCAGGTCAAGGAAAATGGTGGCCGTGTCATTGCCGTGGGGACAACCTCTATCCGTACGCTAGAAACCATCGGAAGCAAGTTTGATGGTCAGATCCAAGCAGACTCTGGTTGGACCAATATCTTTATCAAGCCAGGTTATGACTGGAAGGTTGTGGATGCTTTTTCTACTAATTTCCATTTGCCGAAGTCTACCTTGGTCATGCTCGTTTCTGCCTTTGCAGGCCGTGAATTGGTTCTTGAAGCCTACCAGCATGCTATCGACCAAAAGTACCGTTTCTTTAGCTTTGGTGATGCCATGTTTATCTATTAA
- a CDS encoding DUF6287 domain-containing protein has product MKKTLRYTSLSALALLAAVTLAACGGNAEKTTASSSKEASSSKVTKESSSKTKASQKEEQKSETSSSSATATQTETKAENKKDYSKFLGTWENYAGTTATVTADGIVTIQSSKGTFKYEMDKVEEKDGYYLTGIHLVGGGEGARLIFTPAGVANELTGTDGSQDVLAIGQSPSDKDSHFYRN; this is encoded by the coding sequence ATGAAAAAAACATTGCGCTACACCAGTCTTTCAGCTCTTGCCTTGTTAGCTGCGGTGACACTTGCTGCTTGTGGAGGAAATGCTGAAAAAACTACAGCATCTTCAAGTAAAGAGGCCTCATCCTCTAAAGTAACAAAGGAGTCATCAAGTAAAACAAAAGCTAGTCAAAAAGAGGAGCAGAAGTCTGAGACAAGTTCTTCAAGCGCTACAGCTACTCAAACTGAGACAAAGGCGGAAAATAAAAAAGATTATTCTAAATTCCTTGGGACTTGGGAGAATTATGCTGGAACAACTGCTACAGTAACAGCGGATGGAATCGTGACCATTCAAAGCTCAAAAGGCACCTTTAAATATGAGATGGACAAAGTAGAGGAGAAGGACGGTTACTATTTGACAGGAATTCATCTTGTTGGTGGTGGAGAAGGTGCACGCCTTATCTTTACCCCAGCAGGCGTAGCAAATGAATTAACTGGTACGGATGGTAGCCAAGACGTCTTGGCAATCGGCCAATCACCAAGTGACAAAGATAGTCATTTTTATCGTAATTAA
- a CDS encoding low temperature requirement protein A, whose translation MTTLIKHKRVEFSELFYDLVFVFAISKVTTLIDHLHNGILTWNSLLDFFMSVLLLIDSWMIQTDYTNRYGKNSLFNIVIMFIKMGILLFIANMIGPDWQQYFHYVCWAIGTLTLTLFFQYLVEFFKKSTDNVHRESIKGFLWITGLRSLEIYLAALLPIYIGVYILYASILLTFITPITSISKDEHFQVNLPHLIERISLLVIIMFGEMITELANFFTIENFSIYSVLYFIIMISLFLFYFGQFDHAIDEKSNQKGLFLIYSHYPIFIGLMMMTVSMGFLQNPEANRLFATSFSYIGFGLFQAAVLVNGPHNKHYLRYSKSYYCVQATLYLAALILSLIFASNPIIVVSITTILALAIAIHSIYFYMTQNKKYSKSNWGFF comes from the coding sequence ATGACAACTCTTATTAAACATAAACGTGTAGAATTTTCAGAACTTTTTTATGACTTAGTTTTTGTTTTTGCAATTTCAAAAGTAACTACTTTAATTGACCATCTTCATAACGGTATTTTGACTTGGAATTCTTTGCTTGATTTTTTCATGTCTGTCTTGCTTCTCATCGATTCCTGGATGATTCAAACCGATTATACCAATCGCTATGGAAAGAACTCTTTATTTAACATAGTAATCATGTTTATCAAAATGGGAATTTTACTCTTTATAGCCAATATGATTGGACCTGATTGGCAACAATATTTTCATTATGTCTGTTGGGCTATTGGTACATTAACCCTTACCTTATTTTTTCAATATTTGGTTGAGTTTTTTAAAAAATCAACCGATAATGTTCATAGGGAAAGTATCAAAGGTTTTCTATGGATAACAGGTCTACGAAGTTTAGAAATCTATCTAGCAGCTCTTCTTCCTATTTACATTGGAGTCTATATCCTTTATGCTAGTATTCTGCTAACATTTATTACGCCAATTACCTCGATTAGTAAAGATGAGCATTTCCAGGTAAATCTCCCCCATTTAATCGAGCGCATCTCCCTTCTTGTCATTATTATGTTTGGAGAGATGATTACGGAGCTAGCTAACTTCTTTACAATCGAGAATTTCTCGATTTATTCGGTTCTTTATTTCATTATTATGATTTCTCTGTTCTTGTTTTATTTTGGTCAATTCGACCATGCTATTGATGAAAAATCTAATCAAAAGGGGCTATTTCTAATTTACAGTCACTATCCTATTTTCATTGGACTTATGATGATGACTGTATCGATGGGATTTCTTCAGAATCCTGAAGCTAATCGTCTCTTTGCAACCAGCTTCTCTTATATCGGATTTGGCCTCTTTCAAGCTGCTGTCCTAGTAAATGGGCCCCATAACAAACACTATCTTCGCTATTCGAAAAGTTACTACTGTGTCCAAGCTACACTCTATCTGGCTGCCTTGATTCTCTCTTTAATCTTTGCTTCTAATCCTATAATAGTAGTGAGTATAACAACCATTTTAGCTCTAGCTATAGCTATTCATTCTATTTATTTTTATATGACACAGAATAAAAAATATTCCAAATCTAACTGGGGGTTCTTTTAA
- a CDS encoding aldo/keto reductase codes for METYTLANGVAIPKIGFGTWQIAEGEEAYNSVSFALKAGYTHIDTAQIYGNEVSVGKAIADSNLAREDIFLTTKLWNDKHDYDLAKTSIDESLERLGVDYLDLLLIHWPNPKALRENDAWKSGNAGAWKAMEEAYKEGKVRAIGVSNFMQHHLEALLETAEIVPHVNQILLAPGCDQKDLVAYCQERDILLEAYSPLGTGSIFGNEDVEAVAERNGKSVAQVALRWSLQKGFLPLPKSVTPKNIKSNLDIFDFDLSEEDMAVLDKIQGIKTQDDPDTVNF; via the coding sequence ATGGAAACATATACGCTTGCAAATGGGGTTGCTATTCCTAAAATTGGTTTTGGAACTTGGCAAATTGCTGAAGGCGAAGAAGCCTATAACAGCGTTAGCTTCGCACTTAAGGCGGGTTACACACATATTGATACCGCACAAATTTACGGTAACGAAGTTTCTGTAGGTAAGGCGATTGCTGATAGTAATTTGGCACGTGAGGATATTTTCCTAACTACCAAACTTTGGAATGATAAGCACGATTACGATTTGGCTAAGACTTCTATCGATGAATCTCTCGAAAGATTAGGTGTGGATTATTTGGATCTTTTGCTTATCCATTGGCCTAATCCAAAGGCGCTTCGTGAGAATGATGCTTGGAAGTCTGGTAATGCAGGCGCTTGGAAGGCAATGGAAGAAGCCTACAAAGAAGGTAAGGTGCGTGCTATCGGTGTGTCTAACTTTATGCAACATCACCTAGAAGCTCTTCTTGAAACAGCTGAAATTGTGCCACATGTCAATCAAATCCTCTTGGCTCCAGGTTGTGACCAAAAAGACTTAGTTGCCTATTGCCAAGAGCGCGATATCCTTCTTGAAGCCTATAGTCCACTAGGTACAGGTAGCATTTTTGGAAATGAAGATGTTGAAGCAGTGGCTGAACGTAACGGTAAATCTGTAGCACAAGTTGCTCTGCGTTGGAGCCTTCAAAAAGGTTTCTTGCCACTACCTAAGTCTGTGACACCTAAAAATATAAAAAGTAACTTGGATATCTTCGACTTCGACTTATCAGAGGAAGATATGGCAGTCTTGGATAAGATTCAAGGCATCAAAACTCAGGATGATCCTGACACAGTTAATTTTTAA
- a CDS encoding T6SS immunity protein Tdi1 domain-containing protein produces the protein MNSSLLLFPLFVTAFGDIITWEENEFVGIVKYNLQNCDIIIKSLKYFLQYLDNSYVTDNFELDLYRQAVLKHGPLSYNQCFGFVPLLALGGVKDVDHMDKVKTLEHIYLMYQLTGGVFDD, from the coding sequence ATGAATAGTTCCTTACTTCTTTTTCCGCTGTTCGTAACAGCTTTTGGAGATATTATTACTTGGGAAGAGAATGAATTTGTTGGTATTGTAAAATATAATCTTCAAAACTGCGACATTATTATCAAGAGCTTGAAATATTTTCTTCAGTATTTAGATAACTCATATGTGACTGATAACTTTGAACTGGATTTATATAGACAGGCTGTGTTAAAACATGGTCCCTTGTCTTATAACCAATGTTTCGGTTTTGTTCCTTTACTAGCCTTGGGAGGCGTAAAAGATGTGGATCATATGGATAAGGTAAAAACCTTGGAACACATTTACCTCATGTACCAACTCACAGGCGGAGTGTTTGACGATTGA